TACTTGAGAGCGTTGGTCAGCAGGTTGCGCAGCACCTGGGTCAGCAGCATCCCGTCGCTGACCAGTGCCGGCGGCGGGTCGGGGTCGGCCACCACCAGGGCGACGTCGGCCCGGGCGTGCGCCGGGGCCAGCGCGGCCCGCAGTTGCCCGAGCAGCACCCGCAGGTCGACGTCCTCCCAGCTCGGCTGGATCCGGGTCGCCTCGGCCTTGGCCAGGTCGAGCAGGTCGTTGACCATCCGCAGCAGGTCGGCGGCCGAGCGGCGCATCAGCTCGATCTGGTGCTGCTGCTCGTCGCTGAACGGCGGATCGGCCAGGTCGGTCATCACCCGGATGAGCCCGAGGATCGAGTTCACCGGCGCGCGGAGCTCGTGGTTGACGTGGCGCAGGAAGCGGGTCTTGGCGTCGTTGGCCTCGCGCAGCCGCTGCGAGCGATCCTCCAGCTCGGCGTAGAGCGCGACCACGCCCTGGTTGGTGTGCTCGAGCTCCTCGGTGAGCTCGCCGTAGAGCGCCATCACTCCGCGGTTGGTCTCTTCGAGCTCGGCGTTCATCCGGATCTGGGCGTCCCGGCTCTGCTCCGCCTCCTCGAGTGCGGTGAGCAGGTCCTGGTTCTGCCGCCAGAGCTCGTCGGCCGGCGTCGTGGGGCGTAGCGCGGCCAGCTCGGCCCGTACCCGGGGCACGTCCACGACCCGGCCCGGCGGCAACTTCTTGCGCAGCGTGATCAGCACCTGATCGCCCTGCTGGGAGACGTCGAGATCGTCGACCAGACGGGCCGCCGCGGCCAGACCGGGCCGGTCCCGCACGTCGGTCGGGCCCGGGCCGGCCAAACGGATCTCCAGCACCTGGGTGACCTCGAAGACCGCGGTCACCGCGGTCGGGAACGCGAGGAGGACCCGGCCGACCTCGCTCAGCGCGGTCGCGACCCGGGTTTGGTCGGACCCGTCGAGGCCGACGGCGGCCGCGACGGACCGGGCGCTGTGTCGCAGGGCGAAGACATCGGCCTCGCCGCGGAGGTGGACGCGGAGCACGGTGCCGTCGGCGGTCATCGCGCGCTCCGCAGTACCAGGACCCCGGCGTCGTCGCGTCGGGTGCCGCCGTCCCGGAGCACGCTCGCGGCGACGACCTGCGGGTCCTGCCCGAGCAGCGCGAGCTGGCCGTCGAACGTCCAGCGGGTGCTGACGCCGTCGGTGTGCAGCACGGTCACCGCGTTCGGGTCGAGCGGATACTCGAACGAGCGGATCGTCCGGGCCTGGTGCCCGGCGATGCCGGGCATCGAGGTCAGGTGCTTGCTCGGAAGTCCGCGGGTCGTGATCTTCCCGGCGATGTTGCCGAGCCCGGCATACGACAGGACCGCACCGTCGATCCGGACGACCGCCAGCGCGGCCCCCCGGGTGTGGCTCAGGCCCCGATGTAACCGCGTCAGCAGCGCGGTGACGTCGGCCTCCCCGGCGTCCAGGAAGACCGAGACGGCCCGCTGGGCCGCGCCGGCCGCCAGGGGGCCGTGCCCGAGGCCGTCGCAGA
This genomic interval from Cryptosporangium phraense contains the following:
- a CDS encoding ATP-binding protein, whose product is MTADGTVLRVHLRGEADVFALRHSARSVAAAVGLDGSDQTRVATALSEVGRVLLAFPTAVTAVFEVTQVLEIRLAGPGPTDVRDRPGLAAAARLVDDLDVSQQGDQVLITLRKKLPPGRVVDVPRVRAELAALRPTTPADELWRQNQDLLTALEEAEQSRDAQIRMNAELEETNRGVMALYGELTEELEHTNQGVVALYAELEDRSQRLREANDAKTRFLRHVNHELRAPVNSILGLIRVMTDLADPPFSDEQQHQIELMRRSAADLLRMVNDLLDLAKAEATRIQPSWEDVDLRVLLGQLRAALAPAHARADVALVVADPDPPPALVSDGMLLTQVLRNLLTNALKYTVAGSVRLDLSVAGDSLTFVVADTGIGIPADQQERVFEEFYQVPGTLQAQVGGTGLGLPLVRRLVAALGGELALRSEPGTGTTVTVVVPREPAPSGPVTAGSDPMRVVLVDDDPTFRRMLRTALDSTPGPLEVAEVADAREALPVIQRIRPHLIFLDLRMPEMSGEEILAALRADSALATVPVVVVTSETDWTGGSDPYVALLPKADLDEATVAEAMRSAQGSP